The following are encoded in a window of Microaerobacter geothermalis genomic DNA:
- a CDS encoding DUF342 domain-containing protein — MDENQAQVPLDEWVEVIISKDQMKAYIKLIIDHDDISVSHDSLLKYVSAHGIQHGVLYDKIKEISLDPVSFAGQEVLIAEGTDSRDGQDAKLEYMYQIKEEKKPKIREDGTVDFYSIQELANVKKGKLLAKKIPPTKGISGTNIFGEEVPGKDGKDIHIKPGKNTVIDKENGLVYAAIDGQVSVSEDGKIHVFPVYEVNGDVDFGVGNIDFVGTVVVRGKVNPGFSIKASGDIKVYGLVESAFLDCEGDIEISSGIIGHHLGEVKAGGNVKVSHIHSGIVSAKNDVIVSQSIMHSTIRAGGSVICQGSKGLIVGGTIQAGKKVKARSIGNEMATRTSIEVGVAPDLRDELKELLKEQKKLTENKIKTEKALQYFNQLLATTGNIPPDKKELQIKLANTMLLTEKREKVVKRRIKEIENMLFDIDDCSIEATHTIYPGVRLVFGSQIRYIKDKEPNCKFVLKDGNITKS; from the coding sequence ATGGATGAAAATCAAGCACAAGTTCCTTTGGATGAATGGGTGGAAGTGATTATTAGTAAGGACCAAATGAAAGCGTATATCAAATTAATCATAGACCATGATGATATATCCGTTTCTCATGATTCTTTATTAAAATATGTTTCTGCCCATGGAATACAACATGGAGTATTATATGATAAAATAAAGGAGATTTCCCTTGATCCGGTATCTTTCGCAGGTCAAGAAGTGCTCATTGCAGAAGGTACGGATTCCAGAGATGGGCAAGACGCGAAACTGGAATATATGTACCAAATAAAAGAGGAAAAAAAACCCAAGATCCGTGAAGATGGAACAGTTGACTTTTATTCGATTCAGGAATTGGCTAATGTAAAAAAGGGGAAATTGTTAGCCAAAAAAATCCCGCCTACTAAAGGAATTTCGGGTACGAACATATTTGGCGAAGAGGTTCCAGGAAAAGACGGAAAAGACATACATATAAAACCAGGGAAAAATACTGTTATTGATAAGGAAAATGGATTGGTTTACGCTGCTATTGATGGTCAAGTTTCCGTTTCTGAAGACGGAAAAATTCATGTTTTTCCCGTTTATGAAGTAAATGGTGATGTTGATTTTGGAGTAGGAAACATCGATTTTGTAGGGACAGTCGTCGTTCGGGGAAAAGTGAATCCTGGCTTTTCAATTAAAGCATCGGGAGATATTAAAGTTTATGGATTGGTGGAGAGTGCTTTTTTGGACTGTGAGGGAGATATAGAGATCAGTTCCGGTATCATTGGACATCATCTGGGTGAAGTAAAAGCCGGTGGCAATGTGAAGGTGTCCCATATTCATAGCGGAATTGTATCGGCCAAAAACGATGTCATCGTATCCCAAAGCATCATGCATTCCACCATAAGGGCAGGCGGGAGTGTGATCTGTCAAGGTTCCAAGGGATTAATCGTTGGTGGAACGATACAAGCGGGAAAAAAAGTAAAGGCAAGAAGTATTGGAAACGAGATGGCCACAAGAACCTCAATCGAAGTGGGAGTTGCACCTGATTTAAGGGATGAACTGAAGGAACTTCTAAAGGAACAAAAAAAATTGACTGAGAATAAAATAAAGACAGAAAAGGCATTACAATACTTTAATCAACTACTGGCTACCACCGGAAATATCCCTCCCGATAAAAAAGAACTTCAAATTAAATTAGCTAATACCATGCTTCTGACGGAAAAACGTGAAAAAGTAGTGAAGCGGCGAATTAAAGAAATTGAGAACATGTTATTTGATATCGATGATTGTTCCATAGAGGCTACTCATACAATATATCCGGGAGTGAGGCTAGTATTCGGTTCACAAATCAGATATATTAAAGATAAGGAACCAAATTGTAAATTTGTATTAAAAGATGGGAATATTACAAAAAGCTAA
- a CDS encoding chemotaxis protein CheA has product MEMSQYLDMFIEEAKEHLQEINQNLLLLENDPNETGVINEVFRSAHTLKGMSATMGFEDMATLTHEMENVLDLIRNQKLLINDHMMNLLFQCVDSLEGMVVSLSSGGDGKMDVTQLVHQLKSILSDEPVSPVKKASSLPNIENSFQPIDLSFDQFEITVMNQSMQSGHKIYYINVELREDCILKAARAYMVFDSIENSGEIIKSFPSVEDIENEKFDRSFKLVVITKKEKAELEQMINQISEITKAEVISIDPNQYQKDAEIQETINIGDTDARKSDKSSNHNEKKVIGTKTIRVDIERLDELMNLFSELVIDRGRLEQLSREIGHAELLETVEHMSRISSDLQNLILTMRMVSVEQVFNRFPRMVRDLAKELNKKINLEIFGAETELDRTVIDEIGDPLVHILRNAIDHGIEHPEERKVKGKREEGNIQLKAYHSGNHVFIEIKDDGNGIDKNKVLQKGLEKGLITEKNAHLLDDKQVYDLLFMPGFSTAEKVSDVSGRGVGLDVVKNKIESLGGFVSIKSEKGVGSTFLIQLPLTLSIISAMLVQVEDEKYAIPLSSIIETAIFKKEEIMYAHKQQVIDFRGRVVPLVSLQNVFDIPKSNTNQEDEIPVLIVRKGEKMAGLVVGSFIGQQEIVLKSLGKYLTNIFAISGATILGDGQVALIIDCNALIK; this is encoded by the coding sequence ATGGAAATGAGTCAGTATTTGGATATGTTTATAGAAGAGGCGAAAGAGCATCTGCAGGAAATTAATCAAAATTTATTATTACTAGAAAATGATCCCAATGAAACAGGGGTCATTAACGAGGTTTTTAGATCAGCCCATACATTAAAAGGGATGTCTGCTACCATGGGATTTGAAGATATGGCTACTTTAACCCATGAGATGGAAAATGTTTTAGATCTAATCCGAAATCAAAAACTTTTAATCAATGATCATATGATGAATTTATTGTTTCAATGCGTAGATTCTCTGGAAGGAATGGTTGTTTCATTGTCATCTGGCGGAGATGGAAAAATGGATGTCACTCAGTTGGTTCATCAGTTAAAATCGATCCTGTCAGATGAGCCCGTTTCACCAGTGAAAAAGGCCTCTTCACTGCCGAATATTGAAAACTCTTTTCAACCAATAGATTTGTCCTTCGATCAATTCGAAATTACCGTGATGAATCAGTCCATGCAGTCAGGACATAAAATCTATTACATAAATGTTGAACTCAGAGAGGATTGTATACTTAAAGCTGCAAGGGCATATATGGTATTTGATTCCATTGAAAATTCAGGAGAAATCATAAAATCTTTTCCGTCTGTTGAGGATATTGAAAATGAAAAATTTGACCGTTCCTTTAAACTGGTTGTGATTACAAAAAAGGAAAAAGCTGAGCTTGAGCAGATGATAAACCAGATATCTGAAATCACCAAGGCTGAAGTGATTTCTATAGATCCTAACCAATACCAAAAAGATGCGGAAATTCAGGAAACGATAAATATAGGCGATACAGATGCTAGAAAAAGTGATAAAAGTTCAAACCATAACGAAAAAAAAGTGATTGGCACAAAAACGATAAGAGTAGATATTGAGAGATTAGATGAATTAATGAATCTGTTTAGCGAACTTGTGATTGATCGGGGAAGATTGGAACAACTGTCCCGTGAAATAGGCCATGCCGAACTATTGGAAACAGTAGAACATATGAGCAGGATCAGCAGTGATCTTCAAAATCTGATATTAACCATGAGAATGGTTTCTGTAGAACAGGTCTTTAACCGTTTTCCTAGAATGGTAAGGGATTTGGCGAAGGAACTTAACAAAAAAATAAATCTTGAGATTTTTGGGGCAGAGACAGAATTGGACCGTACAGTTATCGATGAAATTGGTGATCCACTTGTTCATATATTAAGAAATGCGATTGACCATGGGATAGAACATCCTGAGGAACGGAAAGTAAAAGGGAAACGGGAAGAAGGAAATATTCAGCTTAAAGCCTATCATAGCGGAAATCACGTATTTATCGAGATCAAAGATGACGGGAACGGAATTGACAAGAACAAGGTGCTACAGAAAGGTCTTGAAAAGGGACTAATTACGGAAAAAAATGCACACCTCTTAGATGATAAGCAGGTTTATGACCTTTTGTTTATGCCTGGATTTAGTACCGCTGAAAAAGTTTCTGATGTTTCAGGGCGTGGAGTAGGCTTGGATGTGGTTAAGAATAAGATTGAGTCTTTAGGCGGCTTTGTTTCAATCAAATCTGAAAAAGGAGTAGGCTCCACCTTTCTTATTCAACTGCCCCTTACCTTGTCCATTATATCTGCAATGCTGGTTCAGGTGGAAGATGAGAAGTATGCCATTCCATTAAGTTCAATTATTGAGACCGCCATATTTAAAAAAGAAGAAATCATGTATGCCCATAAACAACAGGTCATTGATTTTAGAGGGCGGGTAGTCCCGCTGGTTTCTTTACAAAACGTTTTTGATATTCCTAAAAGCAATACGAACCAAGAAGATGAGATTCCCGTACTGATTGTCAGAAAAGGGGAAAAAATGGCTGGTTTGGTGGTAGGCTCATTTATAGGTCAGCAAGAGATTGTATTAAAGTCGCTTGGGAAGTATTTAACCAATATTTTTGCCATTTCAGGAGCCACGATTTTAGGTGACGGACAAGTGGCTTTAATTATTGATTGTAATGCCCTAATTAAATAG
- a CDS encoding chemotaxis protein CheC — protein sequence MEQFDRFAEFQFDVLKEVGNIGAGNAATALASLLKTHVNMKVPQVQLVHFDDISDFVGGAEKVVIAIFLRIHGDAPGNMFFILTHESAKKLLNMLMGTVSEGEEFSEMELSALHEIGNILAGSYLSSLADFTKLNLSPSVPAIAIDMAGAVLSYGLMELSMVGEYALLIDTTFLDGNSEVEGHFFLLPDPDSFEKLFGALGVPFE from the coding sequence ATGGAACAATTTGACCGTTTTGCCGAATTCCAGTTTGATGTTTTAAAAGAAGTAGGAAACATAGGAGCCGGGAATGCAGCCACCGCGTTAGCCAGTCTGTTGAAAACCCATGTAAATATGAAGGTACCGCAGGTTCAACTGGTTCATTTCGATGACATATCCGATTTTGTGGGTGGGGCAGAGAAGGTAGTGATTGCTATTTTCCTAAGAATTCATGGAGATGCCCCCGGGAATATGTTTTTTATTCTAACCCATGAATCTGCAAAAAAATTACTAAATATGTTAATGGGAACCGTTTCAGAAGGGGAAGAATTCTCCGAAATGGAATTGTCTGCCCTTCATGAAATAGGAAATATTCTCGCAGGTTCCTATTTGTCATCATTGGCGGATTTTACAAAATTAAATCTCTCTCCCAGTGTTCCCGCCATTGCCATTGATATGGCTGGCGCCGTTTTATCCTATGGATTAATGGAATTAAGTATGGTTGGAGAGTATGCTTTGTTGATCGATACCACTTTTTTAGATGGAAATTCAGAAGTAGAAGGTCATTTTTTCCTATTACCAGACCCTGATTCTTTTGAGAAATTATTTGGAGCTTTAGGAGTGCCATTTGAATGA
- the flhF gene encoding flagellar biosynthesis protein FlhF has protein sequence MRIKRYVVDSMPDALQKIKEELGKEAIILNTKKIKTGGFLGLFTRQKIEVIAAVDPSGTEKRRSPVYHSKTLNDEVPAQKTEPKSTNPFSFLQSEEEPSVSNNHESLIQEIKDMRGMFLKLLLQEKNYDKLPLPIRNISRRLKDQEVNEGIISYILEQLLKKVENVHHISSDEVYQLVKNEIEKLLKKGSPVPIRPHTKFVNFIGPTGVGKTTTIAKLAAESVLKDRKKVGLITSDTYRIAAVDQLKTYANILNVSLEVVFSASELHQSLNRLKDCDIVFMDTAGRNYLNKSYVKELGHLLTTTVPNETYLVLSLTSKYQDMVSIANNFKQINIDKVIFTKADETSTYGAILNLVHQHNFSLSYLTNGQNVPDDILIASETRVANLILGEDGHA, from the coding sequence ATGAGGATAAAGCGGTATGTGGTAGATTCCATGCCTGATGCCTTGCAAAAAATCAAGGAAGAATTAGGGAAGGAAGCCATCATATTAAATACAAAAAAAATAAAAACCGGGGGTTTTTTAGGCCTTTTTACCAGACAAAAAATAGAAGTAATTGCAGCCGTTGATCCTTCCGGTACTGAAAAACGAAGATCCCCTGTTTATCACTCAAAAACATTGAATGATGAAGTTCCGGCTCAAAAAACGGAGCCTAAAAGTACAAATCCGTTTAGTTTTCTCCAGTCGGAAGAGGAGCCATCCGTTTCTAATAATCATGAGTCTTTGATCCAAGAGATAAAGGATATGAGGGGAATGTTTTTAAAACTACTTCTACAGGAAAAAAATTATGATAAACTACCCTTGCCGATTCGAAATATTAGCCGAAGATTAAAAGATCAGGAAGTGAACGAAGGAATTATCTCATATATTTTAGAACAATTACTAAAAAAAGTGGAGAATGTTCATCACATTTCCTCTGATGAAGTTTATCAATTGGTAAAGAATGAAATCGAGAAACTGTTGAAGAAAGGTTCTCCGGTTCCTATCCGGCCTCATACCAAATTTGTTAATTTTATTGGCCCCACAGGGGTGGGAAAAACGACAACTATTGCAAAATTAGCGGCCGAAAGCGTTCTGAAAGATAGGAAGAAAGTTGGCCTGATCACTTCTGATACCTATCGAATTGCAGCTGTTGACCAGTTGAAGACATATGCGAATATCCTTAACGTTTCCCTAGAAGTCGTTTTTTCAGCCAGCGAATTACATCAATCACTAAACCGTTTAAAAGATTGTGATATCGTCTTTATGGATACAGCTGGAAGAAATTATCTCAACAAATCCTATGTAAAAGAACTGGGACATCTGTTAACTACTACAGTACCCAATGAAACGTATCTGGTTCTTAGCTTGACATCAAAATATCAAGATATGGTTTCTATCGCAAATAACTTTAAACAGATCAACATTGACAAAGTCATTTTTACAAAAGCAGACGAAACAAGTACTTATGGAGCCATCCTCAATTTAGTCCATCAGCATAATTTTTCTCTGTCTTACCTAACAAACGGTCAAAACGTTCCCGATGATATTTTAATCGCTTCAGAAACCAGGGTGGCAAATCTAATATTGGGAGAAGATGGACATGCATGA
- a CDS encoding chemotaxis protein CheD, which produces MNVIKVGIADMNIAETPDKIRTTGLGSCVGVAIYDKHLKMAGLIHVMLPSSSLCRGKEMNLIKYADTGVPYLVKKMTEKGSKRFSMVAKMAGGAQMFSFAGSSDTMKIGQRNVEACKNALKELGIHLIGEDTGGNYGRTIEMDSETGVLYVRTVNQGVKEI; this is translated from the coding sequence ATGAATGTAATCAAAGTTGGAATAGCAGATATGAATATCGCTGAGACTCCTGATAAGATTCGAACCACTGGCCTAGGCTCTTGTGTAGGAGTTGCTATTTATGATAAACATTTAAAAATGGCTGGACTCATCCATGTGATGCTTCCATCTTCTTCTCTTTGCAGGGGAAAAGAGATGAACCTGATTAAATATGCGGATACCGGGGTTCCTTATTTGGTGAAAAAAATGACAGAAAAAGGAAGTAAACGTTTTTCGATGGTGGCCAAAATGGCTGGAGGTGCCCAGATGTTCTCGTTTGCCGGTTCTTCAGATACTATGAAAATTGGCCAAAGAAATGTTGAGGCATGTAAAAACGCTTTAAAGGAATTGGGTATTCATCTCATTGGTGAAGATACAGGAGGAAATTACGGTCGTACCATTGAGATGGATTCTGAAACCGGAGTTTTATATGTTAGAACCGTGAATCAAGGAGTTAAGGAAATTTAG
- a CDS encoding protein-glutamate methylesterase/protein-glutamine glutaminase: MMRYRVLVVDDSAFMRKIISDILSTSDKLEVIGTARDGLDCLNKVKELHPDVVTLDIEMPRMDGLECLEQLMKSQPLPVIMLSSLTNEGARATISALEKGAFDFLPKPSGSISLDLHKIGDELIEKVTAAAQLKNRFRAKIHPYFQADEKISIIKKEVEASIKSYDKMNYVVAIGTSTGGPKALQSVLTKIPAGFSEAIVIVQHMPPKFTRSLAQRLDSLSQITVLEAEDGQKLLPGTAYIAPGGYHMEVKQRDKDLFISLNTEPPVGGHRPSVNVLFSSVAELKGIKKLAIIMTGMGNDGTEGLKKLKESDQVKTIVEDEQSCVVFGMPRSAIQAGCADTIVPLEGIAQALIESVES, from the coding sequence ATGATGAGGTATCGTGTACTTGTGGTTGACGATTCCGCCTTTATGAGAAAAATCATATCCGATATTTTATCCACATCTGATAAATTGGAAGTGATAGGAACTGCAAGGGATGGTCTTGATTGTTTAAATAAAGTGAAAGAACTTCATCCTGATGTTGTGACCCTTGATATCGAAATGCCTCGGATGGACGGGCTGGAGTGTTTAGAACAATTGATGAAATCTCAGCCGCTACCTGTTATCATGCTTAGCAGTTTGACGAATGAAGGAGCAAGGGCTACCATATCAGCGTTAGAAAAGGGGGCGTTTGATTTTCTCCCCAAGCCCTCCGGCTCTATTTCCCTCGATTTACATAAAATTGGTGATGAATTAATAGAAAAAGTGACTGCAGCAGCACAATTAAAGAATCGTTTTAGAGCCAAAATACATCCATATTTTCAGGCAGATGAAAAAATATCAATTATAAAAAAAGAAGTCGAGGCTTCAATTAAAAGCTATGATAAAATGAATTACGTTGTGGCGATTGGAACATCAACAGGTGGTCCGAAAGCTTTGCAGTCTGTGTTAACTAAAATTCCTGCAGGCTTTTCTGAAGCAATTGTTATCGTTCAGCATATGCCGCCCAAATTTACCCGATCACTTGCCCAAAGGTTGGATTCACTCAGCCAAATTACAGTTTTGGAAGCGGAAGACGGACAAAAATTGTTGCCTGGAACCGCCTATATTGCTCCAGGCGGTTATCATATGGAAGTAAAACAAAGGGATAAAGATCTTTTCATATCTCTTAACACAGAACCACCTGTAGGCGGACATCGCCCATCGGTAAACGTCTTATTTTCTTCTGTTGCTGAATTGAAAGGTATAAAAAAATTGGCCATCATTATGACAGGAATGGGTAATGACGGTACGGAAGGATTAAAAAAACTGAAAGAATCTGATCAAGTAAAGACCATTGTTGAAGATGAACAATCATGTGTCGTATTTGGAATGCCACGTTCTGCCATTCAGGCTGGTTGCGCAGATACAATTGTTCCTTTGGAAGGAATTGCCCAGGCTTTGATAGAATCAGTGGAATCATAG
- a CDS encoding MinD/ParA family protein: MHDQAERLREKIIDRGNRVKLTRVVTVTSGKGGVGKSNFTLNFALALLKKGQKVVIFDADIGLANIDVLMGVSPKYNLFQMIESNMSIWDIIEKGPCGLEFIAGGSGFTQLLHMDERKLTYFFEQLSKLNGYADTILLDTGAGLSKESLRFILAADEVLLVTTPEPTAITDAYAIIKMVHSKNPFVKIKLIVNRVSSEREGKITADKIILVAKQFLGMEIKTLGYISDDFNVQKSVRKQQPFYLTYPKSSASKGIELMVDAYLAGNQTASYFSTGMKGFLVKMIKMMNQK, encoded by the coding sequence ATGCATGATCAAGCGGAAAGATTAAGAGAAAAAATCATTGATCGTGGCAATCGGGTAAAACTGACCAGGGTAGTGACGGTAACAAGCGGAAAAGGAGGGGTGGGCAAATCTAATTTTACCTTAAATTTTGCTTTGGCCTTGTTGAAAAAAGGACAAAAAGTAGTAATTTTTGATGCAGACATCGGTTTGGCCAATATTGATGTTTTGATGGGGGTCTCTCCTAAATATAACTTATTTCAGATGATAGAAAGTAACATGAGCATATGGGATATTATTGAAAAGGGGCCATGCGGTTTGGAATTTATAGCCGGGGGTTCTGGTTTTACACAACTGTTACATATGGATGAGCGAAAGTTGACATATTTTTTTGAGCAGCTGTCCAAACTGAATGGTTATGCGGATACTATTCTTCTGGACACAGGTGCAGGTCTCTCAAAAGAATCATTAAGATTTATTTTGGCAGCAGATGAAGTCTTATTGGTCACGACACCCGAACCAACAGCAATTACAGATGCATATGCCATTATAAAAATGGTTCATTCAAAAAATCCATTTGTCAAAATTAAGCTGATCGTAAACCGGGTTTCTTCAGAAAGAGAAGGAAAAATAACAGCGGATAAAATTATTCTTGTTGCCAAACAATTTCTTGGAATGGAAATTAAAACCCTGGGATATATTTCCGATGATTTTAACGTTCAAAAATCTGTAAGGAAGCAACAGCCCTTCTATTTGACATATCCAAAATCATCGGCATCCAAAGGAATAGAATTAATGGTGGATGCCTATTTGGCCGGAAATCAGACTGCCTCTTATTTTTCAACGGGAATGAAAGGTTTTTTAGTTAAGATGATAAAAATGATGAACCAAAAATAA
- a CDS encoding chemotaxis protein CheW: MLEQKDIVNEMKVIVFRLQEEEYGVDVHQVKSIERMQHITRVPRTPDFVKGVINLRGVVTPIIDLRSRFELEEFPVTDSTRIIIVVVGDVEVGLIVDSANDVIDIPLNMIEPPPEIVGGVEAVYLQGVAKLENRLLILLNLDKVLNPEELKQLEKMAR, encoded by the coding sequence ATGTTGGAACAAAAAGACATAGTCAATGAGATGAAAGTGATTGTTTTTCGCCTACAAGAAGAGGAGTATGGCGTAGATGTTCATCAAGTGAAATCCATTGAAAGAATGCAACATATTACTCGTGTCCCAAGAACACCTGATTTTGTTAAGGGTGTCATCAATCTCCGGGGCGTGGTTACACCAATTATTGATTTAAGAAGTCGTTTTGAATTGGAAGAATTTCCGGTTACTGACAGCACCAGAATTATCATTGTTGTTGTTGGAGATGTAGAAGTGGGATTGATTGTTGATTCTGCCAACGATGTAATTGATATCCCCCTTAATATGATTGAACCTCCGCCAGAAATCGTTGGAGGTGTAGAAGCTGTATATTTGCAAGGAGTGGCAAAATTAGAAAACAGGCTCTTAATCCTGCTTAACCTGGATAAAGTACTGAATCCGGAAGAATTGAAACAATTAGAAAAAATGGCGAGGTAA
- a CDS encoding FliA/WhiG family RNA polymerase sigma factor — translation MCLELYDKNQSIQYYGEWVKWKKHDNKEAEDFLVNKYLPLVDYVVNRLAITMPKTIQRDELRSLGILGLLDAMKKYDYSRGLQFETYAMWRIRGNILDGIRENDWIPRSMREKLKKVEEAYTVLEQEKLRSVTDKEVSDFLGISEDELLHILSHSSMGTLLSLDEPISEEDQHQTSLQSTISDPNVESPERRAEWLGLKEVLSKTIDRLPEKEKLVISLFYYDELTLTEIAEVMGLSTSRISQLHSKAIYRMRAALEKLKSHLL, via the coding sequence ATGTGTTTGGAATTGTACGATAAAAATCAATCCATCCAGTATTATGGAGAATGGGTAAAATGGAAAAAACATGACAATAAAGAAGCGGAAGATTTTTTGGTAAATAAATATCTTCCATTGGTCGATTATGTAGTAAATCGTCTTGCTATCACTATGCCTAAAACGATTCAACGGGATGAACTTCGCAGTCTAGGTATTCTGGGATTGCTTGATGCGATGAAAAAATACGACTATTCAAGGGGTCTTCAATTCGAAACTTATGCCATGTGGCGAATTCGTGGGAATATTCTTGATGGAATCAGAGAAAATGATTGGATTCCGCGGTCAATGAGAGAAAAGTTAAAAAAAGTGGAAGAAGCGTATACGGTTCTTGAGCAAGAAAAGCTTCGCTCTGTAACAGATAAAGAGGTGAGTGATTTCCTGGGAATTAGCGAAGATGAGTTACTGCATATTCTCTCCCATTCATCGATGGGAACTCTGCTCTCATTGGATGAACCTATATCTGAAGAAGATCAACATCAAACCTCATTACAATCTACGATTTCTGATCCTAATGTGGAGTCTCCCGAAAGAAGGGCAGAATGGCTAGGTTTAAAGGAGGTTTTAAGTAAAACCATCGATCGGCTTCCGGAGAAGGAAAAGCTGGTTATTTCCTTATTTTACTATGATGAATTAACTTTAACAGAAATAGCAGAAGTCATGGGTTTATCTACATCCAGAATTTCTCAACTTCATTCCAAGGCGATTTATCGAATGAGAGCTGCCCTGGAAAAATTGAAAAGTCATCTACTGTAA